In Trichoderma atroviride chromosome 2, complete sequence, one DNA window encodes the following:
- a CDS encoding uncharacterized protein (EggNog:ENOG41~TransMembrane:1 (o6-28i)~antiSMASH:Cluster_2.1) gives MGSPSWVIPVAALSTICGVGFIGVWFWFPRLLRKGTQQELQVLATERAERDRYLQQRRAEEGKVVQETQVTSAPKDVPEAA, from the exons ATGGGCAGTCCTAGCTGGGTAATACCGGTCGCTGCGCTCAGCACCATCTGCGGCGTTGGATTTATAGGCGTTTGGTTTTG GTTTCCACGACTGCTGAGAAAAGGCACACAACAAGAGCTCCAAGTTTTAGCCACGGAACGAGCCGAAAGAGATCGGTACCTGCAACAACGAAGAGCAGAAGAGGGTAAAGTGGTTCAAGAAACGCAGGTCACATCGGCGCCAAAAGACGTGCCCGAGGCGGCATAA
- a CDS encoding uncharacterized protein (EggNog:ENOG41~TransMembrane:1 (o80-99i)~antiSMASH:Cluster_2.1), protein MDLVASNNKSLRGSHDFQEGEDVDLEDNASDSTKYSSTIEDMDKTKLLPYRDETDQSTPSSLAQQLRASRFRISSDLWTWLRWAAIVLLQTTLILLVVLKQDNNTQPKGDLQEISGSDRYVETGSDINGLYKTLSHSYTFLKPEEDKYFPNITSNDNRMEIRKNWDMLMPLGSGSVIIPDYSKHPLLGQPITDDPIRSGPLFEASWTHALHCLYYSVDSYHQLILNGPSEDDNPMHAAHCFEYLRNSILCNLDMTLEGSMSTPDDKDRGQPHVCRNREEAISWIEARRMDDAQDIVGP, encoded by the exons ATGGATCTTGTCGCATCAAACAATAAAAGTTTGAG GGGAAGTCACGACTTTCAGGAGGGCGAAGATGTTGACTTGGAAGATAATGCATCTGATTCGACTAAATACTCCTCAACCATTGAAGATATGGATAAAACAAAGCTTCTACCCTATCGAGATGAAACAGACCAATCAACACCATCCTCTTTAGCACAGCAGCTGAGAGCGAGCCGATTCAGAATATCCTCTGACTTATGGACGTGGCTACGCTGGGCAGCAATTGTTCTACTACAGACTACTCTGATTCTGTTAGTTGTTTTGAAACAAGACAACAACACACAGCCAAAGGGCGATCTTCAAGAGATAAGCGGCAGCGATCGATATGTTGAGACAGGCAGTGATATTAATGGCCTTTACAAGACAT TATCTCACTCGTATACCTTTCTAAAACCGGAAGAGGACAAGTACTTTCCAAACATAACATCGAATGATAATCGCATGGAGATTCGCAAAAACTGGGATATGTTGATGCCAC TCGGAAGCGGAAGCGTTATAATTCCAGATTATTCGAAACACCCTCTACTTGGGCAACCCATTACTGACGATCCCATCCGTTCTGGGCCGTTGTTTGAGGCATCATGGACACATGCGCTACACTGC TTATACTACAGCGTGGACAGCTATCACCAGTTGATACTGAACGGGCCAAGTGAGGATGACAACCCAATGCATGCAGCCCATTGTTTTGAGTATCTCCGAAACAGCATTCTCTGCAACTTAGACATGACTCTAGAAGGATCCATGTCAACTCCAGATGATAAGGACAGAGGACAGCCTCATGTTTGCCGCAACCGAGAAGAAGCTATCTCTTGGATTGAAGCCCGAAGGATGGACGATGCACAAGATATCGTTGGCCCTTGA
- a CDS encoding uncharacterized protein (EggNog:ENOG41~SECRETED:SignalP(1-23)) codes for MRPTSVTSALVFAMFSLAPMASGHLAPGSTDMERRYVGSGAALATKFVRSMIEGLETRHHTEAQIAAKEAAAKKKGGKKNNARDVPPDDEFGSWADKRDPHHTEAQIAAKEAAAKKKGGKKNQARDVPPDDEFGSWADKRDPHHTEAQIAAKEAAAKKKGGKKNNARDVPPDDEFGSWADKRDPHHTEAQIAAKEAAAKKKGGKKNQAREASDVPPDDEFGSWADKREPHHTEAQIAAKEAAAKKKTGNKHQTRDEVPADDEFGSWADKREPHHTEAQIAAKEKAAKQKASKNKSN; via the exons ATGCGTCCTACTTCAGTTACTAGTGCCTTAGTGTTTGCCATGTTCAGCTTGGCCCCTATGGCTTCCGGCCACTTGGCGCCCGGCTCTACTGACATGGAGCGCCGATACGTC GGCTCCGGCGCTGCTCTGGCTACCAAGTTCGTGCGCTCTATGATTGAAGGACTTGAAACTCGCCATCACACTGAGGCACAAATCGCTGCCAAggaggccgccgccaaaaagaagggcggaaagaagaacaatGCTCGCGATGTTCCTCCGGATGATGAATTCGGTTCTTGGGCCGACAAGCGAGATCCTCATCACACTGAGGCACAAATTGCTGCcaaggaagctgctgccaagaagaagggtgGAAAGAAAAACCAAGCTCGTGATGTCCCTCCGGATGATGAATTCGGCTCCTGGGCCGATAAGCGCGACCCCCATCATACTGAAGCTCAAATTGCTGCTAAggaggccgccgccaaaaagaagggcggaaagaagaacaatGCTCGTGATGTTCCTCCGGATGATGAATTCGGCTCATGGGCTGACAAGCGAGATCCTCATCACACTGAGGCACAAATTGCTGCcaaggaagctgctgccaagaagaagggcggaAAGAAGAATCAGGCACGCGAAGCAAGCGACGTCCCTCCTGACGATGAGTTCGGCTCTTGGGCTGATAAGCGAGAGCCTCACCACACCGAGGCACAGAttgctgccaaagaggccgctgccaagaagaagaccgGAAACAAGCACCAAACTCGTGATGAGGTTCCTGCGGATGACGAGTTCGGTTCTTGGGCTGACAAGCGTGAACCCCATCATACCGAAGCTCAGATTGCtgccaaagaaaaggctgCCAAGCAGAAAGCTTCGAAGAACAAGTCTAACTAG
- a CDS encoding uncharacterized protein (EggNog:ENOG41~CAZy:GH28~SECRETED:SignalP(1-18)) — MKFLRHVLQLLPASLVFAAYTPSSPEHTCVIPALNDGRDDAPAIREAFDKCGKNGKVIFQKDTTYSIQTVLQLHDLKNVQVDMLGTLEYSTDVRYWILHGSYYYFQNISIAMEFSGEDITIDGHGSGTIDGQGQVWYDLALGVGGLYGRPIPFCLRNVKNAVARNFKILQSGKWNFVMLESQNILVDNIYLSSTSDDDQANPGNLGNTDGFDTINSDNITIQNSWANVGDDCVSFKPGSTNMHVKNLTCYNSAGIAIGSLGQYEGVRDVVENITAEDVTLIGSRNGAYIKTYVGKRTYWPPQGGGGGNGYVRNVVFKNFHIENITSSPVLIQQCTHWGGYNVPACADTPATGYFSNISWSNFTGYLNEKVGTKSISWACSPLAQCEGFSFKDINVKSVDGADGTYSCSNVDGYDATCQKV, encoded by the exons ATGAAGTTTCTTCGCCATGTCCTACAGCTTTTGCCTGCCTCTCTAGTGTTTGCCGCGTATACTCCCTCGTCGCCCGAACATACCTGTGTGATCCCGGCTTTGAACGATGGGCGTGATGACGCTCCCGCAATCCGCGAGGCATTCGATAAATGCGGGAAAAATGGAAAGGTCATTTTCCAAAAAGACACTACGTACAGTATTCAAACGGTTCTTCAGCTACATGACTTGAAAAACGTCCAAGTTGATATGCTTGGAACTCTTGAG TATTCAACTGATGTTCGGTATTGGATCCTGCATGGGTcgtattattatttccagAATATATCGATTGCAATGGAATTCTCAGGTGAAGACATTACAATTGACGGCCACGGGTCTGGTACTATCGACGGCCAGGGGCAGGTATGGTACGATCTGGCACTCGGGGTGGGTGGGTTATACGGACGGCCTATCCCATTTTGTCTACGAAACGTCAAAAACGCCGTAGCAAGGAATTTCAAAATCCTTCAATCGGGTAAATG GAATTTTGTAATGCTAGAATCTCAAAACATTCTCGTGGATAACATCTACCTTTCTTCCACTTCAGACGATGACCAG GCAAATCCTGGTAATCTCGGCAACACAGATGGATTTGACACTATCAACAGCGACAATATTACTATCCAG AACAGCTGGGCAAACGTTGGGGATGATTGTGTCAGCTTCAAACCTGGCTCTACTAATATGCATGTGAAAAACTTGACCTGCTACAACAGTGCCGGTATCGCAATCGGTAGCCTTGGGCAGTATGAAGGAGTGCGAGACGTAGTTGAGAACATTACTGCAGAAGATGTCACT CTTATCGGTAGCCGCAATGGTGCTTATATAAAGACGTATGTCGGCAAGAGAACGTACTGGCCTCCCCAGGGGGGTGGCGGCGGTAACGGCTACGTTCGTAATGTTG TGTTCAAAAATTTCCATATCGAGAATATTACTTCTTCGCCCGTTCTAATCCAGCAATGCACTCACTGGGGTGGATACAACGTCCCAGCATGCGCTGATACACCCGCTACTGGTTACTTTTCCAACATATCCTGGTCCAATTTCACCGGGTATTTGAATGAAAAGGTCGGAACAAAATCGATTAGTTGGGCGTGTTCACCACTGGCACAGTGCGAAGGATTCTCATTCAAGGATATCAATGTCAAGTCGGTTGATGGAGCGGATGGAACATACTCTTGCAGTAATGTGGACGGGTACGACGCTACTTGCCAGAAGGTTTAA
- a CDS encoding uncharacterized protein (EggNog:ENOG41~CAZy:GH106~SECRETED:SignalP(1-20)), whose translation MRTSLPSFFGIVVLATVSVAVDKSPGFGQRPAPWIAYDVPTEFANPIGLARPSFRYWVPDADVDDSVLYADLQEIKAAGWGGVEIICLENYGIEPAVVDPAIYGYGGGNWRGKFSTMLRASQDLDLLVDFALGPTQGASIPILDPDSPGMNTELAYGSVSLSSGQTFDGPIPPPGRTDAGYANKPDFSAPVTNFTNKFVAAVVARKSKVSSKDNRVTQLDFDSVNDITNLVKDGILNYTSPADGNDYVLFTFYQRRTGYLAAQGAFNNATTPNNPASWFAYVVDHFSQEGTDLWTGFTEKYVMNGGNGDLLAQLGMYAWEDSAEFRATLFWTDELSSYFRQTRDYDITTALPALFGTTGLPPSTLANSYFYYGFNDHENGTDISWKLRNDYYQCLQELYEQYHLDGLSKWTSKWNIQGSLQPYATAPNAAPPWDMNSAAAHIDAPETESNYFDGVIDAFRAMGGGAMMGKKQIFSSELGAHRYEAYAITWPVILNDCKINYAGGVNRIVTHGFPYSGIRPQVEWPGLTTFEWLYSEMWGPRQPSWAHVQEMGDWIARTQIILQTGVPRVDIGIYRHKYLSVDIKHYNMGENIFWDHSLQNAGYSYVSVSPSLLKLDNAVVTNGLLAEDGPGFSAFIVDNSTNITSEAVDRFTEYASSGYSIIFVGSLPETTPYYCDSCDQYVKQEMQKLLTYPTVRSLESESEVVNALKELNIQPAAENLSPVPILYVHRIDVDNRADYYWVYNSDIYQDHATVASIKGTGIPYTLDAWTGAIDPILNYTISGDRFNIWIELQSNQSTILAFAPKGFFSKTQAPDVHVVKTNVEYLSYSASSHSIIARSSSQGQKAIALSNGHNFTLSGFQEQTTPLELGPWNVTIQDWLPNPDRFNNYTSIFQYHNLNLDTLIPWYNISGLSSTSGLGTYTTHFAWNPTKDIHGALIDLGPVFNTIRLWINGHWTGPIDITDAIVDITPFLIKGLNDVKIEVSSTLRNRLLQVNVTQSWEQSQYASSYGGQPYGLSAPVKLIPFTEISIPV comes from the exons ATGAGGACTTCACTGCCATCATTTTTCGGCATCGTGGTGCTGGCCACTGTGTCCGTGGCTGTTGACAAAAGCCCTGGTTTTGGCCAACGCCCTGCTCCGTGGATCGCATATGATGTTCCTACGGAGTTTGCCAACCCCATTGGGTTGGCCCGGCCATCATTTCGGTACTGGGTTCCAGACGCCGACGTGGACGACAGTGTCTTATACGCTGATTTACAAGAGATCAAAGCCGCAGGATGGGGTGGAGTTGAGATTATTTGTTTGGAGAATTATGGCATTGAGCCAGCTGTTGTAGATCCGGCAATATATGGTTACGGGGGTGGTAATTGGAGGGGAAAGTTTAGCACCATGCTCCGTGCTTCCCAAGATTTGGATCTGCTCGTCGATTTTGCTTTGGGACCAACGCAGGGCGCTTCAATTCCAATTCTGGATCCTGATTCTCCCGGTATGAATACTGAGCTGGCATATGGCAGCGTCAGTTTGAGCTCAGGCCAGACATTTGACGGCCCTATCCCGCCTCCAGGTCGCACAGATGCAGGCTATGCGAATAAGCCAGACTTTTCTGCTCCTGTCACAAACTTCACCAACAAGTTTGTCGCTGCTGTAGTCGCTCGCAAAAGCAAAG TATCTTCCAAAGATAATCGTGTAACTCAACTTGACTTCGATAGCGTCAACGATATTACGAACCTGGTCAAAGATGGCATTTTGAACTATACGTCTCCGGCTGATGGGAATGACTATGTTCTTTTTACATTTTATCAGCGTCGCACAGGCTATTTAGCAGCGCAAGGTGCATTTAATAATGCAACCACTCCCAATAATCCTGCCTCTTGGTTTGCTTATGTCGTCGATCACTTCAGCCAAGAGGGAACAGACCTCTGGACAGGGTTTACCGAGAAATATGTCATGAATGGAGGGAATGGAGATCTTCTGGCCCAGCTTGGCATGTACGCATGGGAAGATTCTGCTGAGTTTAGAGCCACGCTGTTCTGGACAGACGAATTGTCGTCGTACTTTCGCCAAACTCGCGACTACGATATCACTACAGCTTTACCAGCTCTTTTCGGTACGACTGGTCTTCCCCCAAGCACACTCGCAAATAGCTACTTTTACTACGGCTTTAATGACCATGAGAATGGAACGGATATAAGTTGGAAGCTGCGCAATGACTACTACCAGTGTCTGCAAGAGTTGTACGAACAATACCATCTTGATGGACTTTCTAAATGGACAAGCAAATGGAACATTCAAGGAAGTCTACAGCCATATGCGACCGCACCTAATGCTGCACCACCGTGGGATATGAACTCAGCAGCTGCACACATCGATGCTCCTGAGACAGAATCCAACTATTTCGATGGAGTGATTGACGCCTTTCGTGCCATGGGAGGCGGCGCAATGATGGGAAAGAAGCAAATCTTTTCCAGCGAACTTGGGGCGCACCGCTATGAGGCATATGCCATAACTTGGCCTGTTATTCTGAATGATTGCAAGATCAACTATGCTGGTGGCGTCAACCGCATCGTCACGCATGGCTTCCCGTACTCTGGCATTCGCCCGCAGGTCGAGTGGCCTGGCCTAACAACCTTTGAATGGCTATACTCTGAGATGTGGGGGCCACGGCAGCCCAGCTGGGCACATGTCCAAGAGATGGGCGATTGGATAGCCAGGACACAGATAATTCTTCAGACTGGGGTGCCAAGAGTAGACATTGGTATCTATCGCCATAAATACCTCTCGGTTGACATCAAACATTACAACATGGGGGAGAACATTTTCTGGGACCATTCGCTGCAGAACGCTGGATATTCTTATGTTTCCGTCAGCCCTTCGCTGCTTAAGCTT GATAACGCCGTTGTGACCAATGGATTGCTTGCAGAAGATGGCCCTGGGTTCTCTGCCTTTATCGTGGACAATTCTACAAATATTACTTCGGAGGCTGTTGATCGCTTTACAGAGTATGCTAGCAGCGGATATTCAATTATCTTTGTTGGCAGTCTGCCCGAGACAACTCCTTATTATTGCGATTCATGCGACCAATACGTCAAGCAAGAAATGCAGAAACTACTGACATATCCTACTGTTAGAAGTTTAGAGTCGGAGAGCGAAGTGGTAAATGCTTTGAAAGAGCTAAACATTCAGCCCGCAGCGGAAAATTTATCACCAGTTCCCATATTATACGTCCATAGAATCGACGTGGATAATCGCGCTGACTACTACTGGGTGTACAACTCGGACATATACCAAGATCACGCTACAGTAGCTTCTATAAAAGGCACTGGCATTCCTTACACGTTGGATGCTTGGACGGGCGCCATTGACCCAATTCTTAACTACACCATCTCTGGTGATAGATTCAACATTTGGATCGAACTGCAATCAAATCAGTCGACCATCCTTGCTTTTGCACCAAAAGGATTTTTTTCCAAAACTCAGGCTCCGGATGTCCATGTTGTCAAAACAAACGTCGAATATCTGAGCTACTCAGCAAGCAGCCACTCTATCATTGCTCGCTCTTCATCACAAGGGCAAAAAGCGATCGCGTTGAGTAACGGTCATAATTTTACACTAAGTGGCTTTCAAGAGCAAACTACTCCACTGGAGCTTGGCCCTTGGAACGTCACTATACAAGATTGGCTGCCTAACCCAGACAGATTTAACAACTATACATCGATATTCCAATACCATAACCTCAACCTTGATACATTAATTCCTTGGTACAATATTTCTGGCCTCTCTAGTACATCTGGACTTGGTACATATACAACACACTTCGCTTGGAATCCCACCAAAGACATTCATGGTGCGTTAATAGACCTTGGTCCTGTCTTCAACACTATACGTCTCTGGATCAATGGGCACTGGACAGGCCCTATCGATATCACAGACGCAATTGTCGACATCACTCCATTTTTGATCAAGGGCCTAAATGATGTGAAGATTGAAGTATCTTCAACGTTGAGAAatcggctgctgcaagtcaATGTCACCCAATCTTGGGAGCAATCACAGTACGCTAGTAGCTATGGTGGCCAACCGTATGGACTCTCTGCCCCTGTCAAATTAATTCCCTTCACAGAAATTAGTATTCCAGTTTAA